The genomic DNA aagcacctggctgcaggttgctatactgtaggtcagactgtgcagggtacacagtacagtagctggaaatacttcaatgagcctacacaagcacctggctgcaggttgctatactgtaggtcagactgtgcagggtacacagtacagtagctggaaatacttcaatgagcctacacaagcacctggctgcaggttgctatactgtaggtcagactgtgcagggtacacagtacagtagctggaaatacttcaatgagcctacacaagcacgtgactgcaggttgctatactgtaggtcagactgtgcagggtacacagtacagtagctggaaatacttcaatgagcctacacaagcacctggctgcaggttgctatactgtaggtcagactgtgcagggtacacagtacagtagctggaaatactataaaaacacctgcctgcctgtcagtatattaagaagagaagaacaggatctagctaaactgaatacagtgtatatatatatatatatatatatatatatatatatatatatatatatatatttatacacacaacacctgggatgtatatatatacacaatacactgtaactgcagttaactgactcgacctgcctactctatctaacgtaaatcaaatgacactgtctctctctctctctatctctgaacgctggaacacactacacagggccgccgtgcaggcggccttatatagtgtggggcgtgtactaaaccccctgagccataattggccaaagcctccttggctttcgccaattatggctctctgttcagacagcgctgtgattggccaagcgtgcgggtcatagtgcatgcttggccaatcatcagccagcaatgctttgcgatgccgcagtgaattatgggccgtgacgcgccactcgaatttgccgcgaatggcccatatcgtttgtaattcggcgaacgaccgaacacacgatgttcgagtcaaacatgggttcgactcgaacacgaagctcatccctagttagaaaCAACATAACTTTGGTTCCCCTTTTTTCTTACATAGTATATTCTCTGTTATGCCGATCACCCCTTAGTTTTCATTCTTGCCCCATATATTGATTTGTACCTTTTTAGCACTGATTCTCCTTCCCTTTTTGGCAGGGTGTCCTTGCTTGCTTTGTTTTCCTTATTCACTCAATGGGAGTTTACCAATGGTTTCGTGCTATATAGATAGACTTacagcatacatatatatatatacacattttcccctctcttttcctttttgccctGACAGATTTGTACCCTTCATACCCATGTTGGGTGGTTCCTGTGAGCTCTGACTTGCCGCACCCGCCTCCTTGTGGTGTTTGATCCCATCCCAGACCTTTGACAAAATTGCTATATGCTTTGCATTCTGCTGATTTATTGAACGGGTTGATGGAATTTCCCCCATGATTGGGGCCTCCCCTTGCTTTTAATTGATCCTCAAAGGGATCTCTGGATGTGGGATCCCATCTACCCGCATATCATCTTCTTGTAAAAGAACATCCTTGATCTGTAAGTACTTAATTGTATATTTTGACTGTATATCCGCCTTTCCATAAATCAACCCAAATATGTAAATTTATTGCACTTTGTAGTGTTTGGCtacttatacatatatatatatctttttttgatAGAAATGTAACAACACGTTCTACCtgatcccctgaagaaggaagtacactcatcataaaaagaaatcaatctTTTTGTGGTTTTTCCGAAATGTGTAGGGTGGTTTTGCAGCAGCTGCCTTTTCCAAGCGTTTGGTGCAGCATCCAGTTTGCATTTATGACCATGTTCTTCTTGATTGTTTTTAGATATTTATAAATttttgtgctttttctttttttgtattttaaataaaatgtgttaatttttttacatatactttgTATCTTTTCCATTACTATCCTTTGTTGGTTCTCTGCCCATACTATCCTCTGGGGGCACCCCATTCTTCCACAAGTTTGTTTTGGGATGTGGCAGTGACCCTTAGGATTAGTCTCTTCCACAGTTTCCTCTCCAAAACCATTTTTTCcagttcctagtaatcaggaacagcgatttctgTGTTGTCCcaatgagcccatcccccccccccccccccccacacacagttataacacactgagggaacacagttttaaccaaaaatatgtagaaaaatacatatcggcctaaactgattaataaatttgtttttttacattttttggggatatgtattatagcataaagtaaaaaaaaaaaaagtttttttttcaaaattgacgcttttttttgtttgtttatagcacaataaataaaaaccgcagaggtgatcaaataccaccaaaagaaagctctatttgtggggaaaaaaagaacataaatttggtttgggtacagcgtcgcacgaccgcgcaattgtccactaaagcgacgcagtgccctatcgcataaaatggcctggtcattaagggggttaatccttccggggttgaagtggttaaaagttaaaAGAatggaaggtttacaatcactttaataactgCAAAGCAGCAAAATAAATATGCAATGTGTGCAATCCCATAGCAGCTACATTTTAGTTTGTATAAAAAGTTAGATCGACATGAATCTACTTCGGTTGCTTTATGTTGCTTACTTGCTGCATATAGTAAGGCATGGAGCCCCCAACTCCGGGTACTACAATAAGGTTACCCTTGTAGAAGCCCATCCTTTCTTGCAAGGGGAAGGTGCTGGTCAACTATGGAaacagttattttttatttttttaaataaaaaaaaaacatatgtttaatGTTGAGAATTAATAAACATCTTTATTTTGCTTTCAATAGCATaaacctatttcttttttttttttttttttttttatgaatacaaaACATTTTGTGTACCTTTCACATTAGCTATGTTCCACAGATAAATAAAAGTATTCTTAGAACTATGCACAATTATTTTACAATATCTACACAGGAAAAGCTACTCAATAGGAGAAAAAAGGGAATACAGTGTAAAAAGCTTTGatcttattaaaaaaacaaacagtgtggTGGTGATACTCAATGTACAGTAATCCCCTTCAACCAATCATCAATCATCCAAAGTATGGGAAACCAAAATTCGATTGGTTGCACAGCAGCATTAAACAGGTAAAAATAGAAAGGTCATATCAAAAATGAATAAGCACATGTACGACCcaaaccttttttaattttttaattatttattcattttaagtTTTAGTCTCCATGCACagtagcatttttttaagctcctagaagttGTTATTAGCATTAAATTTCCTACTCCTAGAAGCTAAACAGTGTTATCCTAGGTGTCATTTTTTCAGCttcaggagcagaaaaaaaatttttttgtagagtttttttggagcgttttttccagcagaaaaaaaaaaaagctgaacgcTCCTAAACGCTTCTAAAGCCcccaacagcttttttttttcttcatgtagtgtaaaaatgctaaaaaaaaaatgctaatgttCCTAAAAGCTCCTAAAAACTGCTAAAAcactactagaagctggcacacaATGCTattatcagtttttgttttttttcttcatttactgtaaaaatgctaaaaaaaaaaacgctaaatgcTTCTAAAAGCTGCTAAAACACTACTAGAAACTGGCACTAAATGCTATTAtcggtattttattttttttttttttttttttttttctagcattttttgagcttataaaatacgctagtgtgcatggagccttacagccCAACTCCGGGAACTACAATAAGGTTACCCTTGCAAAAGCCCGTCCTTCCTTGCAAGGGTAAGGTGCTGGTCAACTATGGAAATAGAGGAGTAGGTTATTACTTACTTTACTTCTCGctccagcagcccccccccccccccacactgtctgTGCGACTGGTCCCCTGAAGCCTCTTCTATAAAGGGGCCTTGTCGCTCAATGATCAATAGCCAATGGCCCCGCATTGTACGTGAGGACCACCAGCAAGTGGGAGTGAGGGAGAGGTCCAGAGCAAGGAGTAAGGCAAGTATTACACCTTATTACTTGTTCCCCAGAATTAACAAGTATTTAACCCAAGTGCAAAGTTGGGGGGGTCCTCTGAAGGCGTAATTTGTTTGCAATTCTTGCAGTTGGGCCTTAAATATAGTATGGAATGGTTAAGACCCCAGCAGGGAGAGGTCCAGAGTGAggagtaaggtaagtattacatgtcaTTCCTTGTCCCCTAGAATTAAGAAGTATTTAACCCAAGTGCAaagttgggggtgggggtggggggtgtccactgaaagtgtaattttatttttcaattctTGGAGTTGGGTATATAGTAGGGAATGGTGAAGACCCCATCACGGATcctatggggagatttcccttcacttcctgtaccagagACTCAGCAGGAAGTAAGCTGAGATCTCATCAAAGTGAGGGAATATCCCGTCTTTCACAGTTGCACCAGAACAGATGTCCCCACTGGAAGGTTATCCCTCACCTCCTACCCTTGTGACCACTAAAAAAAATCTGGATTTTTAATGCCAATGATCATCAGGACCTATAAAGAGGGGGAATCACAAAAAAagcaatataaacctgacaggGGATTCAACCCTTccacactttatttaaaaaaaaaaagttttggctttacaagCACTTTACAGTCTGTATAAAGTCACAACTTTTTTTAATCAGGTAGTCTTTGCTGTCCGTGTCCCTTCTAGGGAGATTCGttctctctaattgtcctgatcaccaatgtcactgCAAATGAAAATCAGACAAAATCCAATTTTTTTCACCAGAACAGGAGTTATGAAGAAATCATCCAATAGGGAATGTTGTATTCACAGGACatggagtgaagggaaatctcctcaatcgGACACAGGTGGGAAAAAAAATTGATAGTGGTTCTAAACCTTTTCTATCCaaacttttagttctactttagagcACGGCtctcaaaactacaagtcccatcatgcccctgcccgtgggagtcatgcttgtaactgtcagccttgcaatgcctcatgggacttgtagttttgcaacagctggacggccgccagtttgagaccccctgatttaaagtgttactaaacccaggatcctgcgttcactatatctggtctcccacagtacacggaaatgcaattattttagtaaatttaaactgctaaatacattttctcatcagcagtatatagcagtcttgtgactatcactgtctggttaaagcttgtagaagttttcattctcccctgattgtcctatgtggatgcaggacccctgaccttctgtctggacagtgttgattggtcctgtgctgatcacatgcactctccgaaGAAAAAAACACCCTCTaggaatacacaccaaactgagcatgtgcagctcatccccccaaggctctgttctatcaggagatggattggagacagtgtAAGAAAGGGAGGATAAGATggaacaggatcaaacagcctttgctaaataccttttctcatcagcagttagagcagtcttgtgacgtctatcagtgtctgcttgaagcttgtaggaggagtcttcattctacactgactgccctatgaggctgcatgacccctgactttttgTCAGGACagtgctctgtgctgatcacatgcaccaaaccgagtgcctccaaggctctgttccatcagcagatggattggggatagtaaaagaaggggaggacagCCTTTTTAGCACAatgcagtgagtataacaagcatgctatgctgcatatacagactgattttactgttgtgggtttagtaacacttaaagtggggttccacccaaaaaaacaaaaatacctgaaaaattctaaaaacaaaaacaaaaaaaaaattggatattttttttttgacttacctctaaatgcctgttgctaggtggtccctcgtagtctgcctcttcctttgcctgggctggtgacatcacttccccctcggcacaggaagggctcagctctgctccctccctcctgtcaatcatctgggacccattacaggtcccaggtgattgagcagccaatcacggcgcgcggcaccgctcacgcatgcgcagtgggtgccaggctgtgaggccacagcccggcgcccacagttgaaatgccggcgccgacgagcggaggggggggacgagcggggcttcgatcccccgcatcgctggacccagggacaggtaagtgtccaattaaaagtcagcagctgcagtatttgtagctgctgacttttatttatttattttttttaatggaccccctgggtggaactcctctttaaataagTTGATTTCCTATGCTCTttagctccatccagtggccataatgcagtgctTGCCTGAATGAGGTATTTCAGGGTAATATGTGTAAACAAAATATGGAAAGACTCTGTGACGCTAAAGGAACGTTTGGTGACATGCGGtcaattcatttttttatacaagACTCCTACTACGTACACACTTACTAAAAATAACTCTATATTTTTCTATTAAGCCCCAATAGTCACAGTAGTTGCCCATGTCTGAAAGGCAGGTTCAGCCAGTGCGGTCAGTATTTAGCCAAATTAACTGTACAGTCGTCATTTTGTCCCCGAAACATCATGTCATTGTCAGTGTCCTCCTGGTTAAGAGTCTATAACATTGTTACCACTAGTATCTCCACTGTGGAATCGTCTTTACCTGCTGAAGTACAACATACTTCTCATTGTTATTAATCTTGTAGTCAAAGTCATGCTGGTCCATGTAGTGCTTCCTCAGCATGTAACACACCATAGTTATCAGGACAGTCAACATGGATATAATCCCAATGCAAACCCCTAGCAGTATAGCTGGTTCCATGCTGAAGGTAACTTGTGGGAAGGAGTCCGGTGATGTGGCCTCTGTAGCAACTACTCCTGGTCCTTCCGTCCCATCAGGAACACATTCATCACTGTGGGAAGTGTagccctctggacaggtacaatTGTAAGACCCCAAGAAATTATTGCAAGTCCACTTACAAGGGCTGTCCAAACACTCATCCATATCCACACATTTGACGTCGTTTTCCAGGATATACCCATCTGGGCaactgcagccatttttattgcaTTCGGCCTCACAGACTTCTGTATTGCAAACCCTTTTGCATTTTCTGTGATCGATATTGTTAAGGATAAATCCTTCATTGCAAACACACTTGAAGCTGCCAGGGGAATTTTCACAGGTGTGTTCGCACATGGTCGTCTCACACTCGTCAATGTCTTGACATTTCACGCCACACTCACCAGGACTCTCACAGTCAGAGTTGACATTTGTATATCCAGATTTGCAGCCACAGGTGAAGCTGCCGTTGCTCTTGGTGCAGCGGTACCCGCAGAGATTGGGGTCGGTTGCGCAATCATCATCTAAACAGGTCTTCCCATCTTCTGCAAGGTAGCCCTCAACACAGCTGCAGGGAGAACTAGGTGGTTTTGAGTTTTCATCACAGTCCTGGCTACAGAGGTTGGGATCACAAGGCGAGGAGCATGACCTTTTGTCCTGTTTAAGAGTTGATCCTGGGGGGCACTTACATTCCGGGGTGCCGCTTACAACCGTACATTCAAAATCACAACCTCCATTCTTGATCTCACAAGGCCAGGCTCCTGGGGTCTTCTTGTTCCATTTCGGTTGCCCATCTCCATTATCTTCACAGATTAGATGGTCCTGGTTTGAAGGTATCTGGACAAGGGTGTCAGAAGGATAGAAGTTGCTGAAACTAAGGCCCATGCCATAGAATTTGTGAAAATAAGTGACATTGTAATCATGTGGTACCATAAGTGGTTCACAAGATGCTGAGCGACTGGATTCACACAACAAGCCATCTGATTTGATCGTGCAGTCAGTCTCTTCCAAGGTGCCCCTATTGTTCATGGTGACGCAGAGCTCGCCAGATGTAGTACACTTCCGTTCATCATCTTTCCAGAGAATAGAATTCGTGTTACTCTCACCGGTGACCCAGGTAAAGCCCCGTAGAGGCAGGCTCACATCTGTGCATCCCTTTTTGGGGTTCAACCCAATCCAAACTTTGATATTGTCCGCATTCACCTTGGAAAGAAATTGTTTAACTACGTCTGCTTGCTCAGAGCTTTTCACGGTCATCAGGACTTGCTTGTTATCTACACAGTCTTGTCTTGCTCTTGCATATCTTCTGCTACTCCAGGACACAGAGTAACAGGCTTGATTAATGCACACAAACTCTCGTTGGCGCTCAGCCAATGAAGCCAACAATGCAAATTCAGACCAGGTGACCAGCACCCAAATGCCGTAGAGAAGAAGCATTATTATTGTCGCAGGGCGCGGACGAGTAGTGTGCTGGCAGCCAGGCGGAGGGTGAAAGCAAGAAAAGTTGCAAGTATTCCAGCTGGTAACAAGATAAAAACCGCACTCGCAGAGGTGTGTGTCATGCCTAAAAGTCTGTGCCCAACTTTATACGTTCCCAGCCCTCCCCTTGCAGCCTGTCACACAGAAGAAGGAAGGAAATGCCTGGAAGGAAGGGCTGGAGCCACTTATAGCACTAAGCAGAATGTTAAACTTGTGACACGGTGTGCGGGACAATGATCACTTATCTGTAACACCTAATTCATTCATGGAAAGTGATGTAAAGGTCTTCCACAATCGAAATGACTTATTTATTTTAGTGAAGGGTGCAGTAGGAAACTTGGACCACATCCACGCTGACTAACAGTGCCAGGCTCATTAAAAAGCATACGTTCAGTGGAGAGAAAATCATTATCAGATTTGCAGGTTGTACGTACTTGATGTGTCTCATTCTAACAACAAATGCAGATCCCTCCAGAGCCACTGGGAATGGCATCCTCTAAATAAAGGAAGGGGCTTGGGATGAATttagtgcattaaccacttgacctccaaggCAAAGAGGTCTTCATATGTGTTTACAAATATGGTGACAATATCAGAAATTGTTTAAGCATTCCATCGTTCCAGACCTATATATGTACATTTTTAGTGGTTATGTTCAATTATTAATAAATAACTTTTCGTATTATAAATACTTTGTATACTCCTTCAACTATACTTTTATGTGCCTTAAGTCCATTTTAGGGGATTTTTTCTTTCTGCTAACCGTTTGACCTCCAGAAGTTTCATGACCAGTTCATTTTTTGCTAATCGGCACTGTgcttttaactgccaattgcgtgatcatgcaacactgtacccaaattaaatgtatataatttttttcacaaaaaatatggctttcttttgttggtatttgagcaccactggggtttttttttttatttataaatgaaaaaaagactgaaaattttgaaaaaaaaaaaaaataaatataatatataataattaaaaataataataattagaaaaaatataaaaattatatatatatatatatatatatatatatgtgtgtgtgtgtgtgtgtgttttttactatatatatatagtgtttctGCAGAACTTTTTCTATGTACGCTCATTCATAATACATGGGTATACTGGTGTGtttgtcatttttatatatatatatatatatatatatatatatatatatatatatatatatatatatatatatatatatatatatattatatattacttcTATTTTTATTTGTCCTATTATTGGTTACAACTTGTTTTTGACATTATTCTCTTGATAGTTCTGCATTCTTTTGTATTTCAGAATGGTTTATATTTGCTCAGTGAACTATTGCGGTCGTCCCAGTTTCTCTTATGTATGTAGAGAacagtttttaattttatttctcttGGATTTTTTTATAATCTGGCTAGTCTCTATGATGGGTACTCGTCTATAGAGAATCTTTTTGAACTGTGTCTATGTTTATTACATCATGGTTTCTGGGACCGTGATGGTTAacattatgtatgtatatatatatatatatatatatatatatatatatataaacatatccaatacattttaaaaaaaaatcaaatttcttcataaatgtaaaatgtattctgctacatgtctttggtacaaaaaaaaaatcccaataagtgtatattaactggATTGTGttaaaggtatagcgtctacaaactataatatatacagtatctcacaaaagtgagtacacccttcacatttttgtgaatattttattttatcttttcaagaagggggggggataacaaaataaaatgaattatAAACCAAGCTGCGaattcctatatgtgacacaaacacacaatgtGAACATTAATAAAACTTTTGACTCGCGCTAAtgacaaacaaataaatataaaggtGATGAAACATCGCCTTTAGACAAAATTCAAATTTATATGTAACCATATAACATATGGATAAAACATGTGCAATGAAACGATGAAACTAGCATCAAAGGCTACGATATATTGTGCAACAATTAAGATAATGGTTTGTGTTAGTCCATATGTGAACACCCGAGTATGATGTTAAATCAAGTGAGGGTCCAGTTGTATGAAAACACAAGTGCTTGAGTCCACCACCATAAgtagagtgcctggccgcttaccagaaacccatgacccccgttacagagggtctgagtgatCTGTTGAATCTTACTActccggaccaccataaagcctGAGATGGATagctggaatgggacatcagggacCTTAGTGTAGATGGATAGATCCACGGGAAACCTGGCCCTCAGCGGAGTGATGTaaccataaaaagagaaggggagggctccgatagtgtaaaatcttaaggctttattaaaacaaatgaagtatacactcacatgtaaaatcagGAATAAACGTTCTTGGAGAAAccgtctgtggcaccggccggatgctcacagaTGGCCTGTCCAGCTGGTATTCGCAAcaacagtgggaggtgacgcgatgacgccGCTCAGCCCTCCGCTGCGTTTCGTAAGCAAATTACGTCTTCCAGGGGTTTCTtttaagcgg from Aquarana catesbeiana isolate 2022-GZ linkage group LG04, ASM4218655v1, whole genome shotgun sequence includes the following:
- the LOC141140985 gene encoding thrombomodulin-like, with product MLLLYGIWVLVTWSEFALLASLAERQREFVCINQACYSVSWSSRRYARARQDCVDNKQVLMTVKSSEQADVVKQFLSKVNADNIKVWIGLNPKKGCTDVSLPLRGFTWVTGESNTNSILWKDDERKCTTSGELCVTMNNRGTLEETDCTIKSDGLLCESSRSASCEPLMVPHDYNVTYFHKFYGMGLSFSNFYPSDTLVQIPSNQDHLICEDNGDGQPKWNKKTPGAWPCEIKNGGCDFECTVVSGTPECKCPPGSTLKQDKRSCSSPCDPNLCSQDCDENSKPPSSPCSCVEGYLAEDGKTCLDDDCATDPNLCGYRCTKSNGSFTCGCKSGYTNVNSDCESPGECGVKCQDIDECETTMCEHTCENSPGSFKCVCNEGFILNNIDHRKCKRVCNTEVCEAECNKNGCSCPDGYILENDVKCVDMDECLDSPCKWTCNNFLGSYNCTCPEGYTSHSDECVPDGTEGPGVVATEATSPDSFPQVTFSMEPAILLGVCIGIISMLTVLITMVCYMLRKHYMDQHDFDYKINNNEKYVVLQQVKTIPQWRY